TAAGTGCTGATGTGTTTGCTCGCTATATGCGTCTTAAGCACGGTAAAGATCACGTGCTCTATGTTTGTGGTGCTGATGAGCATGGTACGGCTACGGAGACAAAAGCAAAAGAAGATGGTGTCACGCCGCAGGAACTTTGTGATAAGTATTATGCAATTCATAAGGATATTTATGACTGGTTTAACATTTCCTTTGATGTCTTTGGCAGGACGAGTAAAGAGAATCACGCTAAAATTACTAGAGATTTATTCAAAGACGTGCTTACGAATGGTTTTATTAAAGAAGATACGATTACGCAACCGTTTTGCACAATCTGTAACTCTTTTTTAGCCGACCGCTTTATTGAAGGTACCTGTCCTCATTGCGGCTATGAAGAGGCTCGTGGCGATCAATGCGATCATTGCGGAAAATTATTAAATCCTCAGGACTTACAAAATCCTCGTTGTAAATCCGATGGTTCGACGCCCGAATTTCGCGAGACGAAACATTTATTCTTACAGCTTGATCAGCTCCAACCAGAACTTGAAACGTGGGTGCATGAACAAAGCAAGAAAGGCTTTTGGACACAGAATGCTATTCGTACAACCAAAGCGTGGTTTAAAGAGGGTCTTAAACAGCGCGCAATTACGCGAGACTTAAAATGGGGCATTAGTTTACCTGAGTCTGTATATGACGGGCAGTATAAAGACAAAGTATTCTATGTGTGGTTTGATGCGCCTATTGGTTATATTTCTTTAACAGAGCAATTACTCGGTGATGCTTGGCAAGATTGGTGGATTGCAGGAAAAGCAGATGTTGATTTGTATCAATTCATGGGCAAGGATAATATTCCCTTTCACAGTATTATTTTTCCAGCAACACTTATTGCTGCAGGTAACAAGCATAATTTGGTGCACCATTTAGATGCAACAGAATATCTAAACTATGAGCATACCAAATTCTCTAAGAGTCGTGGTACGGGCGTGTTTGGTAATGATGCAAAAGAAACAGGAATTCCTGCTGATGTGTTTCGCTATGTCTTATGTTATTATCGTCCTGAGAATGCCGATACGCAGTTTACGTGGAAGGGTTTACAAGAGCGTTTGAATAATGAGCTCGTTGCTAATTTTGGTAATTTTGTTAATCGCACACTAACATTCACGCAACGATTTTTTGAGGGTAAAATTTCCTCGCTTGATGAGAATGCGTTTGATAGTGATACGTCGCTTCGCGTTTTGAATTGGCGTGCTGAAATTGATACATATTTGCAACTGCTTGACGAAGTGAACATTCGTGATGCGCTTGCGCACTTCATGAAACTATGCAGTATGGGTAATGGTTTCTTTCAAGATGCTGCGCCGTGGAAAACAAAAGATGACGATCCAACTAAAGCTAAACAAGATGTTGCAATTCTCATTAATTTTGTAAAAGACTTAGCAATTCTTGCAGAGCCCTTCATGCCAGAAACGAGTGAGAAGATTTTCAAACAATTAAATTGGGATGTTGAAGGTCTGGTTGATGCAGGCGAACTTTCTGTGCAAAATCATGTGATAGGCACTCCTGAAATTCTCTTCCAAAAAATTGAAGATGAAACTGTTGAATTACTTCGAGCACAATTTGCTGGTGGGAAAGAAGAAAAGCAATTAAAGTCTGATACGCAGAAAATCACTACTGCTACTGAACCCCTGAAAGCTACTGCTGCTAAACAGAAAGCTAATATGGCTACTGAACCCCGGAACGTTACTGCTGCTAATAAAAACCCTGCTAAGCAATTATCTGTGACTGACTTGGATTTGCGCGTGGGAAAAATTGTGCATGTTATCAAGCATTCTAATGCTGAAAAATTGTTTATTGAAAAAGTTGATTTTGGTGATGGCGATCCGGTACAAATTGTTTCTGGTTTGGTCGGTCATTACACGCCTAAAGAACTAGAAGGAAAACATATTGTTGTGGTGCGTAATCTTAAGCCTGCAAAGCTTCGTGGCGAGCTAAGTCATGGTATGCTTTTAGCAGCTGAAGATAAAGAAGGAACAGTTGCGCTCATAGAGGCTCCCGATGCGCAATTAGGCGATAGGGTTTTACCTAAAGATATGAATGGCGCGTCAAAAGAGCAAATTGGCATTGAAGAATTTTTTATCTTAGTTATGGAATTAAAAAACGGCAAGCCGTACATGAATAATCAAGAATTGCTTGCTGAAGGTAAACATCTCCTTGCTGATAAAGGAGTACTTGAAGGAAAAATTCGTTAAGTATTTGTTGCTTATTTAAAATAAATAAATGGTACTTATTTTTTTGTTATAGCGTAAAGTTGAGTATCTAGTTTTACTGTATTAACTTGTGGATTACTTCTTGCTCTATAATGAAAGTCTGAACAATTGTCAATATGAATTCCTTTTGGATGAAGTTTTTGAGCAATTAAAGACATACACTCGTTGAAATAGTTATCGTCTGTAATTATTGCCCAGTCAATGCCCGATGTTATAAAACTTGCAGAATTATCTGGAATTTTTTTAAGCACTGTTTTCATATCTGAATCAATAATGTGTAAAGGTAATTCGTAGTCAAAATATTTTTCTTGTTTGTAATAGTTTACATCCTCTTCTAAATTTTCTTTAGCGACTTCAAAATTGAGTGCTTCAACACCGATATATCCTTTAGCCTTTACTTTACTTAATAATTTATATACTGATCCTGGAAATTCTCCTGCTCCTAAGTCAAAAACAATTTGATTTTTAAATTTTTGAAGTGACTCGTATTTCTTAATTTCGTTATGAGGATTAATTCCATATTCGGCAAAAGGACGTTTTGAATTAATTGCTTCTTCATACTCTTTGAGTTTTTTTTCAAACAGTGTTTTATCAAGATATTTTTTAGAATCTTCAAAAGAACATCCTATATTCCAAGCAAACGCTTCGTTAAACCCGTTGCAAATAGTACTTATAGAGTCATTTCTCAAAATTGTTTCAGGTTCTAAAATTCTGAGCATATCTTCAAAGGACATTACTTGATGAGGTTCATTAATCTTATTCATACCTTATTGTTTGATTTTAATATATATAAACTTTTCTATAAATAACTACTATAAAGTGACAAATAGACATAAATGTGTTAAAAATACGTCGAGTGCAAGTACAATTCCTGCTGTATAAATGGTGCTTTCTCTTGCGTAACGCTTAAAAACCCTTGCGTCTTAGGTCTATTATACAGTGTTGAGACGAGGATATTAAACATGGCAAAAATGTATGATAGATGTAAATTATGTGGTCAATCTAAATTTCTTAATTTTATGGGTTTATGTAAACGTTGCGGGAAAGACCCAAAAGCGCACGCTATTATGGATGCGGCAGTTGAACAACGAAGAGAAAATCTTGCTGCGGCAGCAGTTGATGCGAAAAAAGCAGCAACAGAGGCTGCTCAAGAAGCTGCAAACGCAATAGAAATGAATGAAACGGGGGAAGCAGCAAATACAGCAAAAATAGATTCTACTGAATCAAAAGCAGATAGTAACAATGCTAAAGGCGCTTCAACTGAGAAGAAAGAGTAGTTAAGACGCTATAAGCTTATAAAGGTGTATTTCTTATACGAGATTAGATGGCAGAACAGAAGATGCATTTGCCCTTAGAAACTTTAAAGCGAATTATAACGGGCAAACAAGTTGTAGAAGCGCGTTTATTTGATCAACGCAGACGAAAATTGGTGGTTGGCGATACGATAGTTCTTTTTGATAGTGAAAAAAAGACTTCGCTTGTGAAAGTTACTATTGCAGCTATTCGTTCCGGAAAAGATTTTGGCGAACTCTTTGATTATTATGGTTCTGTTAAATTGGGTGGTGCAAAGACGCTTTCTAAAGAAGATTATTTGGCTAAAATGAACACGTTGTATTATCCTCCTGATGTGCAGCGTCTTGGTGTTATTGGTATTGAGTTCGCTAAAGAGAAAATTCTGCAAGGGATGTGGTATGATCCTCATTTTAAAAAAGTATTATTTACGTGGCATCCTACAGTTGATTTCAAAAAATATATTCCTATTACGCAATGTTATGGTATATGTTTAAATGATGCTGGCGAAGTGCTTATTGGTCGTTGTAAAAAGGTACATGGTGGAAAATGGATTTTGCCAGGTGGTATTGTTGAGTATGGTAAAGATCCCATAAAGACTCTGCATCGCGAAGTTGATGAAGAAATTTCTATTACGATAACAAAGCCAACACTTCTTGGTGTGCAACAAGTAGAATTTCTTGATAAGGAAGATGATGATGCTTTTCAACTTCGTTTTGTTGCAATGATTAAAAAATATAAAGAGTTAACACCTAATCCTGATACTGGCGATGTGTGGGAGAGAAAGTTTATTCCTCTTGATGAATTAAATACTTATTTGAAATGGGGTTTTATTGGTCAAGAATTAGTGCATCTTGCGCAAGAGTGGTTTGCTGAAAAAAAGAAAAAGAAAAAAAGTAAAGCGGCAAAGTAATCACCTCCGTGAGTTTCACCTCTTTAGTTATTATTTGTATTATTCAGCTTCGACGTAGCCTTTAATAAATCCCTCTTCATGTGGCTCGATACCGTCTGCTTCAAGCATTTCTTCAACAACATCTGCATTATAGATGTTCCATTCTTCTTCTTCATAAAGAGGTTGGTCCATAAATTCTTCCATATTTTCTGGATATTTTTTCATACATAACACCTCCCCTTTGGTTAATAAGGTGATAGTGGTTAAGCCTTAAAAATTTTATGAAGGTGTGGACAAGAAATATTTTTAACTGTTACTATTGCTTTTTTTACACTTAAAAGTATATGGGTGGTGGTGTTTGAAACTAATTTATTGCTGCCTTGCAAAAAGAACTAAAGAAATAAATACAAAAAATAAAAACTAATTTTACGCAGAGGTTCTTTTCCCCTCATATGCGGCGTCAATTTGACCGATTATTGAGTTTTTATATGCATTAAATCCTGCGCTAGGGTTTTCTGGAAAGCTTGTTTGTAGGATGTAGTTAATGGTGTTTTTAAGGGTTGGCCGAGATATATTTTCTTGGTCTTGTAATGGAAGTTGTTTATATTTTTGTTTTGCATTATAATATGAATGCATAGTTTCTATTCCTTTTCCGACTGTATATACAGCACCTATGCTGCCTGCAATAATTGCTGTGAGTGTTTCTGGTTCCATGATAGCCACGTAAAAGTAGTAAAGCTCTTATAAAGATTCCGGAAATCGTTCAAAAAACACTCAGCTGGTTTTTTTAACGAGTTGTTCTGGTGTTGCATGAAAACTATATTTGAGTGTGAGGTGTGGTGGTGGCGCTCGAAGTAAGGCTCGGTGCACGTCAAATGCTTCGCTTACTATTGCTCGAAGATGCTCAAGATATGCTTTAGCTTCACCTTGTATTTCAAATGAGATGTTGTATTTCATGATAATTTTTTTAGCGCGTCTAAAACATCTATCATGCTCTGCGTGTCTTGCTTGCAGTAGGCAAGGAGTGCTGTTCTAATGGCTTGTGCATCCTCATCTGTTGCGTTGTCTAACGCTAAGAACGATGCGCTGGCAACGCCTCCTCCTGCTATGTCCATGCCTTCGTAGGAGGTGTTGGTGAGTACAGGAAGTAATGCTTTTATGGAGTAACTGCCGTGCTGATCAGGATGGTAGTAGGCGAAGCTGCGAAATGGTTCTGCTAAGTCTTTAAATCTACTTAATACATCAGTTATCCATGCTTCGTGTTCTGGATATGCTTTCATGAGTTCTTGTAAGATTCGTATTTCAAATGGTGCGTTAAATGCGAGGATGGTTCCAGAGGTGTTAGCAAGTGCAGCTTTCAGACTTGCTAAAAATGCTGGTCTTGGATCAAGTTCAGGCTCAGCAATAAATTCAACGTGTTTAGTTTCTCCATTGTTTTGTTGTATTATTAAAGAATATTGGAAGGGTATTTGTTGGTAGGGTTTAGTTCCTTCGTATTTTGGTATGCCGGTGTTAAACGTTTCAAAGTCTACGTGATGGAGTGGAAATGTTAATGAAGATAAGAATTCGTTAATAACGTCTTCTTCTAGGTGTGCTTGACCGGTCATAACTGCAACGCTTTGGAGTGCTTGTTTTCTGGATAGTTTTGTTTCTCTAGGGATTTTTTCTATAAGTTTGTAGCCATTGCCCCATAATGCTTTTGCTTTTTGATTGCGTAGGCTTACGAGTTCAAAGACGGAGTGTGCTGGTAGGACTTGACTGCAGGCATCGCAGTCTCGTGGTTTTTCGCAAATGGTTTCTGGGTATTGTTTTTGCGTCAGTAAGTCTTTAAGGAAGGGGATGAAATGTTCAGCGTCATCATATACTGGTGCTAATCTATCGGTGACGTCTTCGACTTCTAGAAATGCTGCTACGTCGATGGGTTGTGTTTGTGGTCCTCGAATATAGTCTGAGTTGATGTGCACGATATGAATCCTATTAAGATGTAGTCCGTTCTGGGTTAAGACGCGAGCTTGAAACGCCACGTCATGCAAATGTTCATCTTTTACTCTTGTTGATGACTTGACTTCATACAAGTCCCAACTATCTTTCCCGACAGGAACAAGGATGTCTACTCGCGCAAAGCAAGGAGTGTCTTCAACAACGGCAGCAAAGCCCGCTTCAAAGAGTGGTACTCGCTTCCCCGAGGCAAGCAATTCTTTGGTCTTCGCAGCGTTTGCTTCCTGATCATAATTGCGTAGCATGATGCCATCTGGCCACATCGAGGTTGCCATCTCTCCAACAACCTGCCCCTCTGCCATCCGAAGCTCGCCATCAATGCCTGTCTCAGGCAAGAGCCGAGGCCTATTGAGCTTCATCCAAAACAAGCGAGGACAAAACACGCCAGTAACATAAAGTGATTTCGTGAGGGTTATTTGAGTCATTTTGTTGGTTATTGTACATTTGTTTTGTATTTTTTTATTAATGATGCTTCTTAATTTAATTTGGATACTTATTTGAATCATAAACTACTTTGTAGTCTGACCTTTACAGTAGTTCAAAACTTTTTAATACTTTGTTCAACTACGAATTTCATATTTTTCCCTCAAGTAAATCTATGATTTTTCCTGCAACGTAAACTTTTTTCCTACCTTCTGAGCCAACTTCTTCAGCTATATTTGCTTCTATGAGTTTTTGTACTAAATTCCATGCAGTTGGTTGTGTTGATTCTAATATGACTCTTATATCTTCTACTGTAAAGAATGGTTGTTTAAATAAAGAATCAATTATTGCGTGCATTTTTGGGCTTTGAGAAAATCCTTGAATTTTTTGATGAAGTTCTTGCTTATATGTGTCTATTTTATTAAGTAGTTCAAATGATTTTTCTGCTTGCACTTCTAGAGCTTTAAGGATAAATATTAACCAGTCTTCTATTTTTCCTTTTGCACTAACTTCGTAGAGTGCTTCGATATATCTATCTTTGTTTCTTGTTAAATACTCGCTAATATAAAGTAATGGTTGACTAATTATTTTTTCTTTGCAAAGTTGTAATACTATAAACATTCGTCCAATTCTACCATTACCATCTCTAAATGGATGGATTGCTTCAAATTGATAATGAGTAAGGGCTATTTTATATAATGGAATAACATCTTCGTCAGAATTCATATATTCAATTAAATTTTTCATTAAATGATGTGTTGTTTCAGGTGATGCCGGAACAAATTTTGCCGAGTCAAAGGTGTCCTCTCGTTTTCCAATTGCGTTTTGTTTTTCCTTATAGTTTCCTGGTTCTTTATCCTCTCCTCGAACGCCTTGCAACAATTTTTTATGAATTTCTTTGATTAGCTCTTCTGAAAATTTTGTTTCATTGGTTTTTAACGCCTGAAGCAGTGCTTCTTGATAATTTCTAATTTCTTCGTTATCTAGTCTTTTTTCTAGATTTTGTTCTTTAATTTTCTCTCCTTTAAAGACATCTGAAATTGTTGAACGAGTACCTTCTATTTCTGAACTAAGTTGTGCTTCTTTAATCATAAACGGAAGCATGAAAAGACTGATTTCTTGTTCGGAGAATTTTTTTGTTAGTCCATCAAGTCTCCCTAATGCTAGACTTGTTTTTTGAGCTTGGAAACTTAATGCCTTTTGTTCTTCAAATTCTAAAGGTAAAAAGCGTGGTTCGAATCGAAAATATGCTCCTTGAGGCTCCCAAACGGCTTTTCCCGCTCTTTCTGAAGTAAAATCTTTTTCGTTCATTGTTGATTATGTATTATAATTTCACCTTATAAATGTTTGCTTTATTATAAGTTCCTTTATAAACGCCCTTATAGTTACATCGTTTATTATAAATCGAAGTTGATCATGTTGCTTTATTATAAGTTCCTTTATAAATCCCTTTATAATTTTCGTTTGTACTCAGTCACATCTTGATTGAGCAAGCCATTCTTTGAATGATTTTAAGGATGTACTATTTTTTAAATACGTTACGAGAGATTGTCTAGTGAGATTTAAGTGCTTTTAACCCTCAAAAAAGCTTAAATAGTTTCTAATCTCTTTTTATTCAAACCAACTGCTGGGGAGTTCGTCAGGTTAAAGTCCTGAAGGGCAAACCAGGGTAGCGGCACTCTTCGTAGTGTCTTTTGGTTTTTCTTTCCGAAAATTCTTCGAATTTACTGCAGAAGAGCTTTTTAATTGGTTGTTTGACTTGTTTCTTTATGCGATTAAAAGATATTTCTTTGGAAAATCGTCCTCGTGAGCGAATGCAACGAGAAGGTGCTGTTGTACTTTCAGATGCTGAATTATTAGCTGTTATTTTACAGAAAGGAACTAGAAACGAAAATGTTATTGATATGTCGCATCGGTTGATTTCTAAATATGGATTTAATAAGCTTTCATGTTGTAGTTTACATGAATTACAAGAGATTAACGGTATAGGCGTGGCTAAAGCTTCTCAGATTCTTGCGTTATTTGAGTTTAATAAACGACATAATTTATCTAAACAAAATGGTAAGTCTATTAAATCTGCTAAAGATGTGTATGAGTATTGTTCTGTTAAATTAGCAGGAGCAGATAAAGAACATTTTATGATTTTGCATTTAGATTCTAAAAATAAAGTGATTAAAGATGAAATAGTGTCTGTTGGTACGTTAAACAGCTCTTTGATACATCCAAGAGAAGTCTTTAAATCAGCTATCAAAGAAAGTGCTAATTCTGTAATAGTAGTTCACAATCATCCAAGTGGAAATCCAGAACCTTCTGAAAATGATAAAGAAGTAACTCAAATACTCGTAAAGGCAGGGAAATTGTTAGCTATTACTGTTTTAGATCATATTATTATTGGAACTGAGGGGTTTTTTAGTTTTAGCAACGAGGGATATTTGTGAAGATTATTGAGCCAAAATCGTTTACTGATAAATTTGAGAAATTATTTCCTCCTCAAGTCAAAAATGTGTTTAAAAAGAAGATTGCGGAGTTAAAAGATAATCCGACTAAAGGGAGGCCGTTGAGTTATGTATTTATCAGAGAGTTAAAAAGTAAGGGTTATCGCGTGTATTATGTTATTTATGATGAAAAGGTGATATTGGTGGATTGTGGTAATAAAAAAACACAAGAAGTTCCAGAAGACATCGCTGCAGCTGGAGGTGACTGCGTCTTCACCTTTGACAATCTTCAAGACACGTATACGTTAGAAGATCAAGTCAATGGTAAGTTATACATTGATTGTCCGGATGAAAAATCTTCTGATGGCTGGCTTGTTGTTGGAAAATATTCACAGGGTGAACATTATATGTCTTCTCAAATGGTTTATGGAAAAAAGCTAGTTGCACCTTACGCGCAAACTATTCGAGCATTTAGCGCAGGCAAAGGTTCTGGGGGAAGTGGTTATACTTCATTTAGAGAACCAGGCGAATACACTATTGAAGTTTTCGCTTATGATTGTGCTGCCATTAAAGCTAATCCTGAAGTAAATACGTTGTGCGATGATGAACCTAGGTTTATTCAAAGAGTTGAAGATTTATGGGAAAACTTAGAACCCTACAAAGAACTAAGACAAACTATTATTGTTGTTGCAGAAAATCAAACTGCTTCGTAAAATGAGGGTGTGGTGTTACCAAGAATATCGTTGCATGCCATAAGTGCAGAATAATGGTGCTGGTGGTTCTTTATTTATTTTCATCAATAAACTTTTCCTATCCTGGAGACTTTCTCCACGTAGAAGATTTCACAGCCTGTATCGTCTCGGGTCAGGCTTGACGTCCAGGGTAGTAAGCGTTCGCTTTCTGCGCTAATAAGATACCCTTCCATCCGAACGACCTCGTGTTTTTTTATCTGCGACAATGTTTTACGTATGTCTTTGTTTGCTGGTATCAGGTGGTTGTTGGAGAAATGTTCTTTAACATATGTTGGCTATATGTCTTTATTAGAGGATGATTTTAAGAAAATTTATGAGGATACTGTTTTTGTGTAGATGTCCAAAAGATTTCTAGGAATTAATAAACTCATGTCCGTCAAACTCTAGCGCAACTCTTCTTTCTTTGCTTCAGGGAGCTATTTCCATTGCCGTTCTACACGCTTTGCAAGTCGCATGTCTTTTGCTATTTTTGATTTCATTCCTTTCCCAACTTTTGCTAGGCCGTAGCGTACTGCTTTAGGTATGCCTGCTGTTTTTATTCCTTTCTTGGTTTGTGCTTTGCTTGCTGTATACACAATAGTTCCTATGCTTTCTAGAACAATTGTTGCTATTTCGTCTGGCGTTGCTAATTTCTCGTTTTGTAGATATGTTGTTGGGTAAAGTGTTGTTTTTATGCTGACGCGTCTTTTGAGTTCTTGGGGGAGTTCTAAGAGTAGGTGTTGTAGTGTTTGTGGACTTTTGTCTTGTCGGATTATCTCATTAGTGATACTCACATCGTAATTGCTAAGTAGGGGGATATATTGCTTGTAAAACGCATCATAATTTTTTTCTACAATATGTTGTACTTTATTTTTGTTTTCTGCAAATTTCATGCGATTATCTTTGTGATACGATAAACCTGCAATGGTTAAGAATAAATCTTCGTAGCTAAATGCTTCAGGTAAAACGAGTAGCGCAGTATTCACTGCGTGTGCTAAATTTTTTTCTTGTGCTTGATTAACAAGCTCGTTTGTTTTTATGCTAAGAAATGGTTTATGCATGCGTCCTGCGACATAGAGTGAATTCCATTCTGTTAAATCTTTAATGAGTGCTTCTTCGCTGATAACACCGTACTTAATGAGCTTGTCTTCAAATTTTACAAAAGGGTTGTAATAGATGCCAGTATACTCTTCTTGTAATTGTTCTACTGCGTTTATGCCGTGTTG
Above is a genomic segment from Candidatus Woesearchaeota archaeon containing:
- a CDS encoding DUF2779 domain-containing protein, translating into MTQITLTKSLYVTGVFCPRLFWMKLNRPRLLPETGIDGELRMAEGQVVGEMATSMWPDGIMLRNYDQEANAAKTKELLASGKRVPLFEAGFAAVVEDTPCFARVDILVPVGKDSWDLYEVKSSTRVKDEHLHDVAFQARVLTQNGLHLNRIHIVHINSDYIRGPQTQPIDVAAFLEVEDVTDRLAPVYDDAEHFIPFLKDLLTQKQYPETICEKPRDCDACSQVLPAHSVFELVSLRNQKAKALWGNGYKLIEKIPRETKLSRKQALQSVAVMTGQAHLEEDVINEFLSSLTFPLHHVDFETFNTGIPKYEGTKPYQQIPFQYSLIIQQNNGETKHVEFIAEPELDPRPAFLASLKAALANTSGTILAFNAPFEIRILQELMKAYPEHEAWITDVLSRFKDLAEPFRSFAYYHPDQHGSYSIKALLPVLTNTSYEGMDIAGGGVASASFLALDNATDEDAQAIRTALLAYCKQDTQSMIDVLDALKKLS
- a CDS encoding NUDIX domain-containing protein; amino-acid sequence: MAEQKMHLPLETLKRIITGKQVVEARLFDQRRRKLVVGDTIVLFDSEKKTSLVKVTIAAIRSGKDFGELFDYYGSVKLGGAKTLSKEDYLAKMNTLYYPPDVQRLGVIGIEFAKEKILQGMWYDPHFKKVLFTWHPTVDFKKYIPITQCYGICLNDAGEVLIGRCKKVHGGKWILPGGIVEYGKDPIKTLHREVDEEISITITKPTLLGVQQVEFLDKEDDDAFQLRFVAMIKKYKELTPNPDTGDVWERKFIPLDELNTYLKWGFIGQELVHLAQEWFAEKKKKKKSKAAK
- a CDS encoding phosphatidate cytidylyltransferase — translated: MIDPLDIITEFTPDFAIAYGSGAMEQQNYSMKRGPMIDFIFGVQEVAQWHLHNMGRRPQDYSLWAKQHGINAVEQLQEEYTGIYYNPFVKFEDKLIKYGVISEEALIKDLTEWNSLYVAGRMHKPFLSIKTNELVNQAQEKNLAHAVNTALLVLPEAFSYEDLFLTIAGLSYHKDNRMKFAENKNKVQHIVEKNYDAFYKQYIPLLSNYDVSITNEIIRQDKSPQTLQHLLLELPQELKRRVSIKTTLYPTTYLQNEKLATPDEIATIVLESIGTIVYTASKAQTKKGIKTAGIPKAVRYGLAKVGKGMKSKIAKDMRLAKRVERQWK
- the radC gene encoding DNA repair protein RadC; translation: MRLKDISLENRPRERMQREGAVVLSDAELLAVILQKGTRNENVIDMSHRLISKYGFNKLSCCSLHELQEINGIGVAKASQILALFEFNKRHNLSKQNGKSIKSAKDVYEYCSVKLAGADKEHFMILHLDSKNKVIKDEIVSVGTLNSSLIHPREVFKSAIKESANSVIVVHNHPSGNPEPSENDKEVTQILVKAGKLLAITVLDHIIIGTEGFFSFSNEGYL
- a CDS encoding type II toxin-antitoxin system RelE/ParE family toxin: MKIIEPKSFTDKFEKLFPPQVKNVFKKKIAELKDNPTKGRPLSYVFIRELKSKGYRVYYVIYDEKVILVDCGNKKTQEVPEDIAAAGGDCVFTFDNLQDTYTLEDQVNGKLYIDCPDEKSSDGWLVVGKYSQGEHYMSSQMVYGKKLVAPYAQTIRAFSAGKGSGGSGYTSFREPGEYTIEVFAYDCAAIKANPEVNTLCDDEPRFIQRVEDLWENLEPYKELRQTIIVVAENQTAS
- a CDS encoding Fic family protein, yielding MNEKDFTSERAGKAVWEPQGAYFRFEPRFLPLEFEEQKALSFQAQKTSLALGRLDGLTKKFSEQEISLFMLPFMIKEAQLSSEIEGTRSTISDVFKGEKIKEQNLEKRLDNEEIRNYQEALLQALKTNETKFSEELIKEIHKKLLQGVRGEDKEPGNYKEKQNAIGKREDTFDSAKFVPASPETTHHLMKNLIEYMNSDEDVIPLYKIALTHYQFEAIHPFRDGNGRIGRMFIVLQLCKEKIISQPLLYISEYLTRNKDRYIEALYEVSAKGKIEDWLIFILKALEVQAEKSFELLNKIDTYKQELHQKIQGFSQSPKMHAIIDSLFKQPFFTVEDIRVILESTQPTAWNLVQKLIEANIAEEVGSEGRKKVYVAGKIIDLLEGKI
- the metG gene encoding methionine--tRNA ligase; this encodes MTKKILITSALPYVNNIPHLGNLIGSTLSADVFARYMRLKHGKDHVLYVCGADEHGTATETKAKEDGVTPQELCDKYYAIHKDIYDWFNISFDVFGRTSKENHAKITRDLFKDVLTNGFIKEDTITQPFCTICNSFLADRFIEGTCPHCGYEEARGDQCDHCGKLLNPQDLQNPRCKSDGSTPEFRETKHLFLQLDQLQPELETWVHEQSKKGFWTQNAIRTTKAWFKEGLKQRAITRDLKWGISLPESVYDGQYKDKVFYVWFDAPIGYISLTEQLLGDAWQDWWIAGKADVDLYQFMGKDNIPFHSIIFPATLIAAGNKHNLVHHLDATEYLNYEHTKFSKSRGTGVFGNDAKETGIPADVFRYVLCYYRPENADTQFTWKGLQERLNNELVANFGNFVNRTLTFTQRFFEGKISSLDENAFDSDTSLRVLNWRAEIDTYLQLLDEVNIRDALAHFMKLCSMGNGFFQDAAPWKTKDDDPTKAKQDVAILINFVKDLAILAEPFMPETSEKIFKQLNWDVEGLVDAGELSVQNHVIGTPEILFQKIEDETVELLRAQFAGGKEEKQLKSDTQKITTATEPLKATAAKQKANMATEPRNVTAANKNPAKQLSVTDLDLRVGKIVHVIKHSNAEKLFIEKVDFGDGDPVQIVSGLVGHYTPKELEGKHIVVVRNLKPAKLRGELSHGMLLAAEDKEGTVALIEAPDAQLGDRVLPKDMNGASKEQIGIEEFFILVMELKNGKPYMNNQELLAEGKHLLADKGVLEGKIR